Part of the Caldisericaceae bacterium genome is shown below.
TCTCAAATATGGATATTCTTAAAAATAATTCAGTTTCAGTAATCTACGAATATAATGGTCAATTATTCATTGGTACTAAAGATACAGGATTGTATGTTACAGATTTAGATTTTAGTAGACTTTCAAAAATAAAAGATATTTATCCGTACGATGTAAGTATTAATTTTATAAAAGGTAATGGAAATTATCTATTCGTTGCAACCAATGGTGGTAATTTGTACAGATCTTCTGATTATGGCAAAACATTTAAAGAAATCGCTAATAATGCTTTCTGGGGTATGAGTATCACTGGCTTCGATATTTCACCAAATTTTATTAATGACGGTTTTATCTTTGTTGGCACCGCTTCAGGTGAATATGCATCATTTGATAAAGGAAATTCTTTTACAAGAGGCATTGATTTAGGTTTGTGGGCAGATGGTGTTGCAATATCTCCAAACTACGCTTTAGATGGGTGTCTTTTAGTTGGCGCGTGGGGACCATCTTCTACAACCTACGGTAGTATTTTTATTTCTCACAATAGAGGTATCAGTTTTAATGATATTGGTTATGGAATGACAAATAGGTATGTTGTGAGCGTTTATTTATCTCCTGATTTTTACTATGGGAATACTGGAAGTATTTTTGCAACAACTTCATCTGGAGGAGTTTTTAGATACACTTTTAAAACAGAAATAGTCCTTCAAATTGGAAGTAAAGATGTCTATGTTAACGGAAAACTTAAAACAATTGATGTAGCGCCATACATTAAAAACTCTAGGACTTTGGTGCCTATAAGATTTATTTCGGAAAGTTTTGGTGCGGATGTTTCTTGGGACTCTTTAAAAAGAGAGGTAAAAATTGTATACGCTAATAAAACCATTATTTTAACAATTGGTAAACCTACCGCTACTGTAAATGGTGTTCCTGTCCCTATTGATAAGGATAACCCTAAAGTTGTTCCAGAAATTACAAATAATAGAACTTTTGTGCCTTTAAGGTTTATTTCCGAAACTTTTGGAGCAAATGTGGAATGGGACAATTCAACCCGTAAGGTAACAATTACCTTAGGAGGATAGCATGAAAAACATTAAGAGAGTTTTACTTTTTACGTTGATTTTTTTAATTACTTTTCTTCCTAATATAGTGATACTTTCATATGAGCCAAATGAAGTTCTTATATCTCAAACATTTTCTTCAAAAACGGTTCTTTTAAATGAATTTATGAAGGCAAAAGAGGAACTTCTTATCAATATATACGGTTGGACAGATTTTGACTTTATTCCTACTTTAATTAATATTGCAAAAAAAGGAGTTAAAATTAAAGTTATGCTTGAAGAAGCTCCGTATCTATCTGAAACACAGAATTTTGATATAAGAGATATGCTAAGAAAATACGGAATTGAGGTAAGATGGGCAAAAGAAGACTTTTTCTTAACTCATGCAAAATACATTGTAATTGATGGAGCGATTGCCATTGTTTTAACTGGAAATTTTACATATTCCAGTTTTTCCAAAAATAGAGAGTTTGGATTAATAACATATAACACCGAAAATGCACAAGTTTTAAGAAACCTTTTTTATGCAGATTTTGAACGACTCCATTTCCAAAATACGAATCCAAATGTTTTGGTAAGCCCTATTGATTCAAGAGTAAAGGTAGAGAATGCCTTAAAGAGTGCTAAAAAAAGTGTCAAAATTTGGGAACAGAGCATCTCAGATCCAGAGATTGTTAAACTACTCCAAGACCTTAAAAAACAAGGGGTAGATGTAAAGATCCTTATGCCTGTTTCGTATGCTTCAAGCACAAAGGAATATTTAGGTGATTCTGTGCTTGCTTTACCAAACCCTTATATTCACGCAAAGGCTTTTATAGTTGATGATTCTTTTGCGTATATTGGTTCTAACAATTTTACCACACCATCTTTTGACAATGAAAGAGAAGTAGCCTTATTTACCTACGATAGTGAAGTTATTAATGAACTTAAAATGATATGGGATTGGGATTTAAGTCATTCTTATTCACCTTAGTGTTTGCATAATAGGTAGTTTATGTTACAATTTTCTCAGGAAAGGAGTAATGTATGGAAGAAGCAAAAATAGTCTCAGGTTTAAAAAAAAGAAGAAGAGTGCTTGAATACCTAACGGGTTATGGTTTTATTACACCAGCTTTAATAATCCTTGGTGTATTCGCAATTTTTCCCACCTTTTATGTTTTTTACCTTTCCCTGTTTGATTGGAGTATGATTGGTGGTAAAACTTTCATAGGCTTACAAAACTACATTGATCTTCTTTTTAAACCACCTTACGCAAATGACTTTTGGCATGCAGCTTTGGTTACCGTTGAATATGTGGTATTACAGGTTCCAATTACTATGTCGATTTCTCTTTTCCTTGCCACACTCCTTATGAAACCTATCAAATTTAGGGGCTTCTTTAGACTCGGTATTTTTGTTGCTTATGTTACTCCACTTGTTGCTACTTCAATCGTCTGGGAATGGATTTTTCACCCTGATTATGGTATTTTAAACTCTTTTCTAAAACTACTTCATCTTCCTCCATCACAGTGGTTAATCGGTTTTCCAAGCGCTCTTTTTGCCATAGTTATCTACACAGTCTGGCATGAGCTTGGTTATTCTACAATTCTTTTTATGGCAGGACTTACGTCTGTTTCAAAGGAGTTGCAAGAAGCAGCACAAATCGATGGAGCAAATGCAAGAGGAGTTTTTTGGCACATCACTTGGCCATTACTATCGCCTATAACATTTTACATTTTTATTATTTCTCTAATTGGTTCTTTTAGGATGTTTACACCAGTTCTTGTTTTAACACAGGGTGGTCCTTACAACTCGACAACTACAATTGGTTATATGCTTTACCGAGAGGCATTCCAATATTGGAGATCAGGTTTTGCAAGTTCTATTGCAGTGGTTCTTTTTGGAATTATATTTTTAATTACCATTATCCAGTTTAGAGTGACTGGGAAAAAAGTATTCTATGCTGAAGGATCGGAGGGAGAGTAACGTGAAAATCAATCTTAAAAAATCTAATTTTTTTACATATTTTATACTCAGTTTAGTTACGCTAATTATGGTTTTTCCATTTTACTGGATGATTGTTACATCTCTTAGCAAGCCTGAAAATCTATTTATTTTTCCACCAAAACTTTGGCCAGATTTTAATTTTAAAAATTATGTCGATATGTGGAATGCAAATCCACAAGGAGTATCTTGGACACGTTATATTCTAAACACTCTTTTTGTTGCTACTTCAACAACACTGCTTTCTTTGTTTAATTCATCTCTTGCAGGCTTTGCTTTTGCCAAGCTAAAATTTCCGTTAAGAAATCAAATATTTATGGTGATACTTGGCATCATGATGATACCTGGGGAACTCATGTTGATACCTAATTATCTTACACTTTTTAGGTTGGGGTGGTTAAATTCCTACCAAGCACTAATCATACCATTTGGAGCGAGTGTTTTTGGTATCTTCTTAACTCGCCAAGCCTTTAGACAATTACCTAACGAACTATGGGAAGCAGCACAGATCGATGGTTGTAGTATTGGGCGATTTTATTTTAATATTGCGCTTCCAATCGTAAGACCAACGCTTTTTGCTTTTGCGCTTTTTGTTTTTTTGGGTTCATGGAATGCATTCTTATGGCCATTAATTGTAAATACTAATCCAAATTTTATGCCTTTAGAAGTTGCGTTGTATTCTTTTATTGGAGCAGAAGGCACAAACTGGCAACTTCTTGCTGCCGCTGCAACTATGGCTACTTTTCCTGTTTTAATTCTTTTCTTAATTTTCCAAACACAATTTATTGAAGGAATCTCAAGAGGAGCTATTAAGGGGTAAATTTGTTTAAAAGAGGCGAGAGCCTCTTTTTTTGTTTTTGCAGTATAATTTCTAAAAAAGGAGGTTAGGAATGAAAAATAAAGTGGAGGTAGTAAGAAACATCTATCTTTTTGGTGTTAGTCTTACTGGAATTGTAATGTTTCTTGTGTCTGTAATAAGTCTTGTGCATTATATTATTACAATTTATTTTCCTTCAAAAGATTACAATATGGGAATGTATCCAGATATTTATTTGAAACAAGACTTTATAAGAAGTGTTGTTTTTATAGTTATCGGTTTGCTGTTGTTTTTAACACATTGGTATCTTATCGTAAAAGAAAAGCGTTTAGGAAAAACCGAGAATATTTTATATGAATCAAATTTGGGTTTCTTTGAATCGATATTTTTCTATTCCATTGCTTATATAGGCATTATCATTTTTAGCTCAAGTTTGGCTGGTATTGCAAACGGGTTTTACCATGTAGTGTATCCCCCTCCAGAAATGGATGAAGCAGGGAAAATCATAAAAGAAAGCGCTCCTTATATTACACGGGATATCGGCCAAATAATAGAAAGCTCTATTGGATTTGTTATTGGTATTATTACATTCTTAATAGGGTTTTTAAAAACACAATTTTCACTGCATAAGATAGAAACCTCCACATAATTATTACGTAAAAAGTAATAATTATGGTATAATTATATTAAGGAGGTTTTTATGAGCGTAAGAAAAGTAAAAGAAAACATCTTTTCCGTTGGAGTAAGCCATTGGGACAGAACCCATTTTGATGAAATTGTTACACTTCCAAATGGCACAAGCTACAACTCTTATCTTGTTTTTGGTGAGAAGAAGACTGCTCTTATTGATACTGTTGATCCATATTTAACGGAAGTGTTTATCAATAATTTAAGAAAGTTTGATGGGTTAAAAATTGATTATGTTGTCTCTTTACACGCCGAGCAAGATCATTCAGGAAACATTCCAAAAGTTCTTGAAATCTTTGGTGAGGCAAAAGTAGTTACAAATGAAAAATGTAAAGAACTTCTCATAGAACACTTGAATATTCCTGAGGAAAAATTTATTGTTGTAAGTGATGGTGAAGAATTAGATCTTGGTGGAAAAACGCTTAAATTTCTTTTAACTCCTTGGGTTCACTGGCCAGAAACGATGAGTGCTTATCTTAAAGAAGACAAAATACTTTTTAGTTGTGATTTCTTTGGTTCGCATTATGCAACTTCAAGACTTTTTGCTGATACCAGTGAACTTGTATTAGAGAATGCAAAACTATACTATGCTGAAATAATGATGCCTTTTAGAAATTTTATAAAAACAAATATCGAGAAAATTGAAAATTTTGACATTGAAATGATTGCACCAAGTCATGGTCCTATTTGGAACAAGCCAAGTTTTATAATCAATGCCTATAAGGAATGGATTTCTCCTTCTGTAAAAAACAAGGTTTTAATTCTTTATGTATCTATGCACGGTAGCACAAAAATCATTGTTAACGAGCTTTATAACAGATTAGTTGAATATGGTGTTGAGGTTTTGCCTTTTAATCTGTTTTCTGCAGACATTGGGAAAATCGCAATTAATGCTGTAGATGCAGCAACTGCTGTATTTGCAATACCAACTTTTTTAACTGGTCCGCATCCATTAGGTGCAAATGCAGCCTATGTTGTTAATGCCATAAAGCCAAAGCTCAGATTTGCTGGTTTTATTACTTCTTTTGGATGGGGTGGTGTAACCATTAAGTGGCTTAGAGACCATCTAAAGAATTTAAAGGCAGATACTCTTTTTGAGTTTGAGTTTAAAGGCATACCTAAAGCAAGTGATATAGAAAAAGTTAAAGAACTTGCCGAAAAAATTTACCAAGCGCATAAGTCTATTGGAATTTTATAAATATTGTGGTATAATTTCTTGTAAATTAAAATTATTATAAACAAGGAGGTTTTTATGGCTTTAAGAGATTTAATTCAAACAAGTGATTTTGTTAAAGAGAAACATGTACCTGTTATAGAAATTCTTGAGCAAGGTGAGAAGATGAAAATAAGGGTAAGTGTTGGCAAGGAGATCCCACATCCTAATACTACAGAGCACCATATATCTTTTATTGAGGTTTATTTTAAACCAGATGAAGGAAAATATCCCTATTTAATTGGTAGATTTTCTTTTGAAACGCATGGAGAATCAACCGAAGGTCCAAACACAGGAAGTGTTTATTCTGAACCCGATGTAACTTTTACCGCAAAACTTACAAAGAAAGGGCAATTGTTTGCATTGTCGTATTGTAATATCCACGGCTTGTGGGAAAGCGAAGCTGTGCAAATTTAAGGAAGGTTATCATGACTCAAAAATTTGAAATCTATAAATGTGAGATTTGTGGAAATATCGTAGAAATATTACATGAAGGAAAAGGTACCCTTGTGTGTTGCGGACAACCTATGGTAAAAATCGGAGAGAAGTTTAGCGAAGGCGAAGCAGGACAAGAGAAGCATATCCCAGTATTAGAGAGTTTAGAAAAAGGCACTATGATAAAAGTTGGATCGGTCCCTCACCCAATGGAAGAAGACCATTTTATTGAATGGATTGAGGTTTATAACAAAGATGGGAAAGTTGTTAGAGTTCCTTTGAAGCCAGGGGATCCTCCACAAGCCCATATTGGTTGGGGTATTGAGAAAATTCAAGAGGTGAGAGCCTATTGTAATAAGCACGGGCTTTGGGTTAAAAAGCTCATTTAGGAGGAGAAATGATTGACGAAAGTTTAGTTAATGTAATTAACGAACAAATAAATAAAGAATTCTATTCTGCATATTTATATCTTTCAATGGGACAGTATTTTGAAAAAAGAAACCTTAAAGGTTTTGGCCGTTGGTTTTATATCCAGTATAAAGAAGAAATAAAACATGCAGAAAAATTAATTTCTTACCTTAACGAAAGAGGTGGAAGAGTAATTTTAAAGTCTATTCCAGAGCCAAAGTTAGAATGGAATTCAGCTTTAGAGG
Proteins encoded:
- a CDS encoding class II SORL domain-containing protein; amino-acid sequence: MALRDLIQTSDFVKEKHVPVIEILEQGEKMKIRVSVGKEIPHPNTTEHHISFIEVYFKPDEGKYPYLIGRFSFETHGESTEGPNTGSVYSEPDVTFTAKLTKKGQLFALSYCNIHGLWESEAVQI
- a CDS encoding DUF5671 domain-containing protein — protein: MKNKVEVVRNIYLFGVSLTGIVMFLVSVISLVHYIITIYFPSKDYNMGMYPDIYLKQDFIRSVVFIVIGLLLFLTHWYLIVKEKRLGKTENILYESNLGFFESIFFYSIAYIGIIIFSSSLAGIANGFYHVVYPPPEMDEAGKIIKESAPYITRDIGQIIESSIGFVIGIITFLIGFLKTQFSLHKIETST
- a CDS encoding desulfoferrodoxin; the encoded protein is MTQKFEIYKCEICGNIVEILHEGKGTLVCCGQPMVKIGEKFSEGEAGQEKHIPVLESLEKGTMIKVGSVPHPMEEDHFIEWIEVYNKDGKVVRVPLKPGDPPQAHIGWGIEKIQEVRAYCNKHGLWVKKLI
- a CDS encoding ferritin codes for the protein MIDESLVNVINEQINKEFYSAYLYLSMGQYFEKRNLKGFGRWFYIQYKEEIKHAEKLISYLNERGGRVILKSIPEPKLEWNSALEAFSDAYEHERFITNSIEGLLKLAIEKDDFATQNMLNWFIDEQIEEEANTYLIVEKIKLIGENGQMLYMLDKELGARSE
- a CDS encoding sugar ABC transporter permease, with product MEEAKIVSGLKKRRRVLEYLTGYGFITPALIILGVFAIFPTFYVFYLSLFDWSMIGGKTFIGLQNYIDLLFKPPYANDFWHAALVTVEYVVLQVPITMSISLFLATLLMKPIKFRGFFRLGIFVAYVTPLVATSIVWEWIFHPDYGILNSFLKLLHLPPSQWLIGFPSALFAIVIYTVWHELGYSTILFMAGLTSVSKELQEAAQIDGANARGVFWHITWPLLSPITFYIFIISLIGSFRMFTPVLVLTQGGPYNSTTTIGYMLYREAFQYWRSGFASSIAVVLFGIIFLITIIQFRVTGKKVFYAEGSEGE
- a CDS encoding carbohydrate ABC transporter permease, which codes for MKINLKKSNFFTYFILSLVTLIMVFPFYWMIVTSLSKPENLFIFPPKLWPDFNFKNYVDMWNANPQGVSWTRYILNTLFVATSTTLLSLFNSSLAGFAFAKLKFPLRNQIFMVILGIMMIPGELMLIPNYLTLFRLGWLNSYQALIIPFGASVFGIFLTRQAFRQLPNELWEAAQIDGCSIGRFYFNIALPIVRPTLFAFALFVFLGSWNAFLWPLIVNTNPNFMPLEVALYSFIGAEGTNWQLLAAAATMATFPVLILFLIFQTQFIEGISRGAIKG
- a CDS encoding FprA family A-type flavoprotein gives rise to the protein MSVRKVKENIFSVGVSHWDRTHFDEIVTLPNGTSYNSYLVFGEKKTALIDTVDPYLTEVFINNLRKFDGLKIDYVVSLHAEQDHSGNIPKVLEIFGEAKVVTNEKCKELLIEHLNIPEEKFIVVSDGEELDLGGKTLKFLLTPWVHWPETMSAYLKEDKILFSCDFFGSHYATSRLFADTSELVLENAKLYYAEIMMPFRNFIKTNIEKIENFDIEMIAPSHGPIWNKPSFIINAYKEWISPSVKNKVLILYVSMHGSTKIIVNELYNRLVEYGVEVLPFNLFSADIGKIAINAVDAATAVFAIPTFLTGPHPLGANAAYVVNAIKPKLRFAGFITSFGWGGVTIKWLRDHLKNLKADTLFEFEFKGIPKASDIEKVKELAEKIYQAHKSIGIL